Genomic DNA from Dysidea avara chromosome 10, odDysAvar1.4, whole genome shotgun sequence:
CAGAGTTACTGCACTAGCAATgtttataatataattattcacCAAAGTGAAGTGTAATATCCTTGCAGTTCCTTTGGTCACGAAATCTCCTAGCCTCGTGGATAATCCACTCAATGGAGTCCTTGTTGTTGAGTGATCCCTTAACAGTTTTGTGTAACGTGATATCAATTACTGTCACATTTTGTTTCAATGCCTCTGCTATTAGACGTGATCCTTTGATAGTGATGCTGTTGTCAATAACCACAAGGGTTTCTAGTAGTGTGTTGTTAGCTATGTATTTGGCAATCATCTCTGCTCCAACAtcttcaatattattgtatttGATTGTTAATTTAGTAAGTTGTGTACAAATGGGTAGGTCGTTAGCTAATGCCTCGACTCCTTTTGGTCCAAGGTTGTTTCTCTCCAAAGTGACTTCCCTTAGAGCAAATGTGTACTGTTTTATTGCCATCTTTATGCCATTAAGGATGTTGAGGACTCCATCTAACCCCAGGGCAATGTTTACCAATGTTAGCACCTGTAGATGTTCTTGTTGGTGGAGCAGAATTGATAAGAAAATGTCATTTCTTCTGTAGCAGGTGAAATTTGGGCTAGCTTCATTGTGCCTGATAACTAGCTGCTCAATCACACGTTGCTTCTTCACAAGCTCCATAAAAGTATCTGTGCAATACTGTGATGTACCATTCTCTATAAACACCAACTTGCTAATGGAAACAGTTTTTGCTGGTGACAGACAATTTTTAAGTGATACTAAGGCTTGAGGTTGAATGTCGCAGCGCAGAAATTCAAGGGACCATCTGGTATTCTGAGCATGTGCCATCAACTGTCCGAGAGTATACAAGCATGAACAAGTGATCTTTTTATCTTTTAATGTTACATGTGTGGATTGTAAACTTTCAGCAGCATTTTTGTATACCAACAGGTCATTAGCACCAAGGACGTAATATGGCATTGTAATGAGTTGTGGAGAAGGCTTATAAGTAGGATTGAGGTAACCATAGAAATACCACGCCAGTTGATAGTGGGGATTTGTTGTTAGAGTTTCCAATGAGTTTTCCCCAGGGCCGGCCATGTGCACTGCTGCTAGAAAGCTCTGTAGCACCTTATGGTAGAAGGTGTATAACATGATACCGTTTACTGTACTCATGGGATCAGCAAGACCAAAAGTTTCAACATAACTTTCCGTAGGTCTCATTTTCACACTACAGCTGCCCGGTACATAATGGAAAGCCATTTTACAAAGCCTATTGAAAACTTGATTGTTGAGGAACTCGTGACTTTCCATATCGATGTCACTTATATCTTTACCGCTGACCTTCAGGTATCGTTTTATAACACCCCTTATTATTTCATGCACCAATTTGGCTACATTTGTTTTGGTATGACAGGTCTTTCCATCCAAAACTTTAGCAGTGACATCCATGACTAAAGGGAGACTGAATAATGAACTTGCTTCTTTTTCTGTGAGGACTTTGTAATGTTGGATCTTGTCAGAGATTTCAGGATGGCCAAGcatgcctttcatcttgtataCAAAGTGCCATTGTAGTGAGGATAAGTGTGGAAGTGATTTAGTCTGTGCTATGACCAGCAGTGAGGCATGGGGAAACTTTTTAGCAACAAGCAAATCCCATCGGGTTGTCGACTTGTGGTCGAAGTCATCCAAAATGAAAAGCACTTGCTGTGATGTTTGGATCTGGTTGTACATGTGTTTCATCTTACCAAGTAATGTACCTTCAATGTCAGATGTGTTGTCGGTCTGTTTGTCTTTGATGTTAACATAAAACACAGCTAGAAAGCTCTCCAGTACATTACCCTTTGCCCATTCTTGTGTCAGCTTCCAAATAAAACTTGTTTTACCAATTCCAGGGCCTCCAATTAGTAAGGCGTGCCATTTGGATGTATTGTTTAACTCTTCAACAGAAAATTGCTGCGTCTGTTTTTTATCCGCTGTCATTTTCACCACATGCATATGACCCAGTGGAAACAGTTGTTCATGCTGCAACCAGGTACCATTTTCCTCTTCTGGCTGCAGCCCAATTGTACAGTATTTCTCTTGCAGCTCTTTACCAATAACCCTAAGTGTTTTTGTGGCCTTCCTAGCTTCCACAAGACAACTGAGCTTGTCAACACTGTATTTAAATAGTGTTCCAATGGGAGGGTGCTCAGGGCCCAGTAGATTGTTTAACACTTTATCAAACTGCTTAAGCCTATCCAACCAGGGCACTTCTCTATCCAATAACAAATCTAGCTCACTTTTTGTTAGTAATTGCTGGCCTTGAAGGAGGTAGCAAAAGTTTAACATGCTTTCTTCCTGCTCCAACCCTCTGCTACTGCTATCTACCGCCATTTTGCTGCTGTTATTTTGTGATAGTATCGTTGTATGGGTTCTAATTTCATCTAGTTCACATGTTTGTGGTATGTTGAAAATTCATAACACTGGTGTCATGTAATGTGgggtaatttttttttcaatatcTGTGTAGCTATCTCGGAGAGCATTGTTTCCTGGTGATTCTGAGATTGATCAACTGTTCCGTATCTTTCGGTAATGTCACATTGTGtgatagaacacacacacattacacatgaATCTGTGCAGTGAAGCCTCATTAATATAAAGAAAATAGGtcccttagctatgtttgggacctaagTGGCCAATAAGTGAGACATTTTATTACATGTCCACCCTCACCTACACATCATTACGCACTACCACCCTCTCTAGAACACGAGGCACTCCAGATGACTGCATGTGGCCTGGAGTCAGTGCGCTACCAGATTTCAAAGATTCCTTCCCAAAGTGGCCACGACAAAAGCTCAGTTCATTACTCAAATCTTTGTGTGACGTAGGAGTGGACTTGCTAGAGGTAAGGTGACCACAATTTGACAGCATAACACTTGTATGTGTTGCCCTACAGCAAATGTTAACATATGAACCAGCTGGGAGAATATCAGCACTCAATGCTCTAAGCCATCCGTACTTTGACGATGTAGAACTGCCAAAGTGTTTGAGACAATTCATCTAACCTTTAGTTCACATTATCACTCACATTGTAATTACAACAATAATATATACTTATGTACAATATATTGTATATCTTTGTGTGTAAAAAAACAATTTAATGCTGTACAAGTACTATGCTATGATAGCAGGCTCTGGGCTGGGAATCAAAGTGCGCCCCTGGTCGTTGACATACTGAGGGTAATTCTTACAAGCATCTTGCATCGTCTGTAGGAACTGTGGCACACCATACTGTATGACGGGTGAGGCAATGATACAATATGAGCAGTAGTGTTGAGGACTCACCTTGGCACCCCAGTTGATCAGCCAGGTAGGGATCATCCCCTTTGGGTTGTCATAGTAATGCATGTAGGCTGTAGAAAATTTAAAAGTTACATGATAAAAATAGCTATCTAtaatggccactataatgacaTGGTCTTGTCAGACTAGTTCATGTTTTATGTACTAAGAGAATACCATGCAAGCACACTCACATTTTCAAGTGTTAACAAGcatcactacacacatacaaaactaaTGCTTGACTCTTGTCACCTCGATCAAACTATGTAACAGTTTAGAATGGGTAACATCCATTGTGGTAAAGAGTTGTCAAAACTAGTGAGTGATTGTCTAGCTATCTGTACACTTCCCTACACAAATATTTCAAAAGCTTAACACAATTTTTGAGGATGCCTGCACAATTTACTCACTTAGCTTTGTACATTAGCTAGTCTGAGGTTGCACTTacgctacaaataaattacttaTAATCAGAGTCTTACCCTTTGCTCCAGATTTGCCATCACTTTGCATGGCACATTCCTGACAATAATCATCCACCCTGATCACATCGGAATTCTCTGGATAGCTAGCAAATGGTTCACTACGAGCAATCACAACTGGAGTAATGGCTCCGTCTAGCTGGACTACTTTCATGTCCCTGATAAATGTGTACTAGCAACAGTTAAGGGTAAAGGAACCTCATTATTATAGACACCTTGGTTAGGACATTTCCATCCTATTAAAGACCTGTATAAGGCTGTAAGCCAGCACAGAAAGTGTTCAGTTTTGAATGTAGGAAAAAAAAATCCCTGTAACTTGATCCCTAAATAACTTCAGCTGTGAGTAATAAAATCTCTTGAAGCAGACTGCTAAACAAGGTGTTTTTTGAGAGGTTTTGTGTAACTGAATAGTGttgtatagtactgtatatgtgaTCAGCAGtagaaaaaacaacaaaaagccTTTTCTGTGTTCATACCTTGGGAGTTTAGAAATGCGTACCATTACTGGTGTGGGAGACTTGATTATCAAAATTTCAATTTCTGTTAGACAGTATATCACATGTAAAATGGGAGTGAAAGTAACACCAAAATAGCTTCATTGTTAGAGTATCCGAGTAAACATAAGTTCGAGTAATGTACTTAGCGCAAACTGACACTTGGTTGCATAACACcaatataaacacacacacacaacaccacaAAAAGGATACATCTCTGTCAGACATTGGAAATGGAAAATCAACCTTC
This window encodes:
- the LOC136269153 gene encoding phosphatidylcholine transfer protein-like, whose protein sequence is MMATPSVVNTSVFPDEEFISVAKQVNNPDFTGYEFYIETMGVKFYRKYRQSSGLYEYKVHGVMDLDPIICGNVYVDWEYRKQWDKYVMELYPIKDEQSNKEGLYWKVDFPFPMSDRDYTFIRDMKVVQLDGAITPVVIARSEPFASYPENSDVIRVDDYCQECAMQSDGKSGAKAYMHYYDNPKGMIPTWLINWGAKYGVPQFLQTMQDACKNYPQYVNDQGRTLIPSPEPAIIA